The proteins below are encoded in one region of Colias croceus chromosome 17, ilColCroc2.1:
- the LOC123698879 gene encoding ras-like GTP-binding protein Rho1 isoform X2, whose protein sequence is MAAIRKKLVIVGDGACGKTCLLIVFSKDQFPEVYVPTVFENYVADIEVDGKQVELALWDTAGQEDYDRLRPLSYPDTDVILMCFSVDSPDSLENIPEKWTPEVKHFCPNVPIILVGNKKDLRNDPATINELRKMKQEPVKPQEGRAMAEKINAFAYLECSAKSKEGVREVFETATRAALQVKKKKKTKCSLL, encoded by the coding sequence ATGGCTGCGATACGTAAAAAATTAGTGATTGTTGGTGATGGTGCGTGCGGTAAAACATGCCTGTTGATCGTGTTTAGCAAAGATCAGTTCCCGGAAGTGTATGTGCCGACAGTATTTGAGAATTACGTTGCCGACATAGAGGTTGATGGAAAACAAGTGGAGCTCGCGCTATGGGATACGGCCGGTCAGGAGGATTACGACCGGCTGCGGCCCCTGTCATATCCGGACACCGACGTGATCCTCATGTGCTTCTCGGTGGACTCGCCAGATTCGCTCGAGAACATACCAGAGAAGTGGACACCGGAGGTGAAGCACTTTTGCCCCAATGTGCCCATCATTCTCGTCGGAAACAAAAAGGATTTGCGCAACGACCCGGCCACGATTAACGAGCTCCGCAAGATGAAGCAGGAGCCGGTGAAGCCCCAGGAAGGCCGCGCCATGGCGGAGAAGATAAACGCGTTCGCGTACCTGGAGTGCTCCGCGAAGAGCAAGGAGGGCGTGCGCGAGGTGTTCGAGACGGCGACCCGCGCCGCGTTACAAGttaagaagaagaagaagacaAAGTGTTCTCTGCTGTAA
- the LOC123698879 gene encoding ras-like GTP-binding protein Rho1 isoform X1, producing the protein MWWCCSSSASSGPMAAIRKKLVIVGDGACGKTCLLIVFSKDQFPEVYVPTVFENYVADIEVDGKQVELALWDTAGQEDYDRLRPLSYPDTDVILMCFSVDSPDSLENIPEKWTPEVKHFCPNVPIILVGNKKDLRNDPATINELRKMKQEPVKPQEGRAMAEKINAFAYLECSAKSKEGVREVFETATRAALQVKKKKKTKCSLL; encoded by the exons ATGTGGTGGTGCTGTTCTTCTTCCGCTAGTTCAG GACCGATGGCTGCGATACGTAAAAAATTAGTGATTGTTGGTGATGGTGCGTGCGGTAAAACATGCCTGTTGATCGTGTTTAGCAAAGATCAGTTCCCGGAAGTGTATGTGCCGACAGTATTTGAGAATTACGTTGCCGACATAGAGGTTGATGGAAAACAAGTGGAGCTCGCGCTATGGGATACGGCCGGTCAGGAGGATTACGACCGGCTGCGGCCCCTGTCATATCCGGACACCGACGTGATCCTCATGTGCTTCTCGGTGGACTCGCCAGATTCGCTCGAGAACATACCAGAGAAGTGGACACCGGAGGTGAAGCACTTTTGCCCCAATGTGCCCATCATTCTCGTCGGAAACAAAAAGGATTTGCGCAACGACCCGGCCACGATTAACGAGCTCCGCAAGATGAAGCAGGAGCCGGTGAAGCCCCAGGAAGGCCGCGCCATGGCGGAGAAGATAAACGCGTTCGCGTACCTGGAGTGCTCCGCGAAGAGCAAGGAGGGCGTGCGCGAGGTGTTCGAGACGGCGACCCGCGCCGCGTTACAAGttaagaagaagaagaagacaAAGTGTTCTCTGCTGTAA